One Hyphomicrobiales bacterium genomic window carries:
- a CDS encoding TIGR01620 family protein, translating to MTGRGDDRDRERGGGDPKPTAFAPGDAGVRFEDERRDGPFGLTDDTPGDALPAGARSPRGVAEKGAVWIALLFAALGSLVALATGVWLTDFVADLMRREGWLGWTALSLVLLAGLAAVGIAVREIAGLWHLRRLGRVRQDAEEALRQDDGKAARRALNGLRTLYREREDMRWALTMLARQDGGVLSAGEVLVLADRELAQALDGRARSIVADAAKRVSVLTALSPSPLLDMAFVAAQTLGMLRRLAELYGGRPGFFASLRLVRKVVTHVVVTGGIAFTLDLAQDMIGKRLVGLVAGRLGEGVFNGTLTARLGLAAIAVCRPLPHIESKPASLRAIIAELVGGARVRGGAREEGSPGQEGTGRKA from the coding sequence ATGACGGGACGGGGGGACGATCGCGACCGGGAGCGCGGGGGAGGGGATCCGAAACCGACCGCGTTCGCGCCGGGCGATGCGGGCGTGCGCTTCGAGGACGAGCGGCGGGACGGACCTTTTGGTTTGACGGACGATACGCCGGGCGATGCGCTGCCCGCTGGCGCCAGATCGCCGCGGGGCGTCGCCGAGAAGGGCGCAGTCTGGATCGCGTTGTTGTTCGCCGCGCTCGGCTCGCTCGTCGCGCTCGCCACCGGCGTCTGGCTCACCGATTTCGTCGCCGATCTGATGCGCCGGGAGGGCTGGCTCGGCTGGACGGCGCTTTCACTCGTGCTTCTCGCGGGGCTCGCCGCCGTCGGGATCGCTGTCCGCGAAATCGCCGGGCTCTGGCATCTGCGCCGACTCGGGCGCGTGCGTCAGGATGCCGAGGAGGCGCTCCGGCAGGACGACGGCAAGGCCGCGCGGCGCGCGCTCAACGGACTGCGCACACTCTATCGCGAGCGCGAGGACATGCGCTGGGCGCTGACGATGCTCGCGCGCCAGGACGGGGGCGTGCTGTCCGCCGGAGAAGTGCTGGTGCTCGCCGATCGCGAGCTTGCGCAGGCGCTCGATGGGCGGGCGCGCTCGATCGTTGCCGATGCGGCCAAGCGCGTCTCGGTTCTGACGGCGCTTTCGCCGAGCCCCCTGCTCGACATGGCTTTCGTTGCGGCCCAGACGCTCGGCATGCTGCGGCGCCTCGCCGAACTCTACGGCGGGCGGCCGGGGTTTTTCGCCTCGCTTCGGCTGGTGCGCAAGGTCGTCACGCACGTCGTGGTCACCGGCGGGATCGCATTCACACTCGATCTCGCGCAGGATATGATCGGCAAGCGGCTCGTCGGGTTGGTTGCCGGTCGGCTCGGGGAGGGCGTCTTCAACGGGACGCTGACCGCGCGGCTCGGGTTGGCGGCGATCGCGGTCTGCCGGCCGCTGCCGCACATCGAGAGCAAGCCGGCGAGCCTACGTGCGATCATCGCTG
- a CDS encoding YcjX family protein, which translates to MGLASWTAERLETARDLVRPTVRLGVTGLSRSGKTVFITALVHNLLDGGWLPFFEPVAQGRLKAVVLMPPPYYDDLFAYERYIRALTGRPAGWPERTDSVSELRLRLTYEPRAGLLAFLGERTLDVEIVDYPGEWLLDLALLERDYLTWSREAFILAAGPARRSLAARFLAFIESIEPDGPFSSDTAYTGSALFRDYLKACREDRHALSTLPPGRFLEPGRDAEKPLMNFFPLPLPNDERPRPARGGAVTLRDQLDAWYEAYKREYVKPFFRDHFSRLDRQIVLVDVLKALNAGPDAIEDLERAVSSILPAFRQGSGNWLTRLFSPRIDRVMFAATKADHLHATGYDRLERIMGRIVERARARARDAGAEVGALAIASVRATRQAVVTRDGETLRCIAGVPMAGETIDGKRYDGRTEAVIYPGTLPEDPDEALRSRRNIRFVRFLPPPLEPGAGETGGAGGRGGGATLPHIRLDRALQFLIGDKLA; encoded by the coding sequence ATGGGGCTCGCAAGCTGGACGGCAGAGCGGCTCGAGACCGCGCGTGATCTGGTGCGCCCCACGGTGCGACTCGGCGTGACCGGGCTTTCGCGCTCGGGCAAGACGGTCTTCATCACCGCGCTGGTGCACAACCTCCTGGACGGTGGCTGGCTGCCCTTCTTCGAGCCGGTGGCACAGGGGCGCCTCAAGGCGGTCGTCCTGATGCCGCCACCCTATTACGACGATCTCTTTGCCTACGAGCGCTATATCCGGGCCCTGACGGGGCGCCCCGCGGGCTGGCCGGAGCGCACCGACAGCGTCAGCGAACTGCGCTTGCGCTTGACGTACGAGCCGCGCGCGGGTCTCCTCGCCTTCCTCGGCGAACGCACGCTGGACGTCGAGATCGTCGATTATCCCGGTGAATGGCTGCTCGATCTGGCGCTGCTGGAGCGCGATTATCTCACCTGGTCGCGCGAGGCGTTCATTCTCGCCGCCGGCCCGGCCCGGCGCAGCCTGGCGGCGCGCTTTCTCGCCTTCATAGAGTCGATCGAGCCGGACGGACCCTTTTCCAGTGATACCGCCTACACTGGAAGCGCGCTCTTTCGCGATTACCTCAAGGCCTGCCGGGAGGATCGCCACGCGCTCTCGACCTTGCCGCCCGGCCGCTTCCTCGAGCCGGGGCGGGATGCGGAAAAGCCGCTCATGAATTTCTTTCCTCTGCCGCTGCCGAATGACGAGCGGCCGCGGCCGGCGCGCGGGGGGGCGGTGACGCTGCGGGATCAGCTCGACGCCTGGTACGAGGCCTACAAACGCGAATACGTCAAACCCTTCTTTCGGGACCATTTCTCGCGGCTCGACCGCCAGATCGTGCTGGTCGACGTCTTGAAGGCGCTCAACGCGGGGCCGGATGCGATCGAGGATCTCGAACGGGCCGTCAGCTCGATCCTTCCGGCATTCAGGCAGGGGAGCGGAAACTGGCTGACCCGGCTGTTCAGCCCCCGCATCGACCGTGTCATGTTCGCTGCCACGAAGGCCGACCATCTGCACGCCACCGGATATGATCGGCTGGAGCGGATCATGGGGCGGATCGTGGAGCGGGCCCGCGCACGCGCGAGGGATGCCGGCGCCGAGGTCGGGGCGCTCGCCATCGCCTCGGTCCGGGCGACGCGACAGGCGGTCGTGACGCGCGACGGCGAGACACTGCGCTGCATCGCGGGCGTGCCGATGGCGGGTGAAACGATCGATGGAAAACGCTACGATGGCCGCACCGAGGCCGTGATCTATCCGGGCACGCTGCCGGAGGACCCCGACGAGGCACTGCGCAGCCGGCGCAACATCCGCTTCGTGCGCTTCCTGCCGCCGCCGCTCGAGCCGGGCGCAGGTGAGACGGGCGGAGCGGGCGGGCGCGGCGGTGGCGCGACGCTGCCGCACATCCGCCTCGACAGGGCGCTCCAGTTCCTCATCGGGGACAAGTTGGCATGA
- a CDS encoding TIR domain-containing protein produces the protein MQSRHRLPRRQITAMVGERSRERIMADIFISYAREDRERAEAVAALAERHGLTVWWDRRLKGGAAFHQEIERELVAARKVVVLWSAASITSVWVRDEADLARQHDKLLPISLDDSPLPIGFRSYHTLRYGDVMADAASFLADCGLTPQAPATKGADGQDLNAMFDSFFGKKSAEASTAAEIGLEITLAEAHSGKTADMTVPLRSLCRTCNGRGASKPEQLTCQTCAGTGRIVDKQGFFNIEKACPTCFGNGKLPPRSQTCEDCQGNGVRMVKRTFKVNIPKGIESGTRIRLAGEGEHDPATGVTGDLFIRVSVAPDPVFTRDGADLLRRVSVSRELAEHGGEVDIVTLTGDSLRMKLPAGTTDGKQFRVRGRGMPKLRSEEIGDLYVEIALS, from the coding sequence ATGCAGTCCAGGCACCGGTTGCCACGCCGGCAAATCACGGCAATGGTCGGCGAAAGATCGAGAGAGCGGATCATGGCGGATATCTTCATCAGCTACGCACGCGAGGACCGGGAGCGGGCCGAGGCGGTTGCCGCACTCGCCGAGCGCCACGGCCTCACCGTCTGGTGGGACCGTCGCTTGAAGGGCGGCGCCGCATTCCACCAGGAAATCGAGCGCGAACTGGTCGCTGCGCGCAAGGTCGTGGTGCTCTGGTCGGCAGCCTCCATCACCTCGGTCTGGGTGCGCGACGAGGCCGACCTCGCCCGCCAGCACGACAAGCTGCTGCCCATCAGCCTCGACGACAGTCCATTGCCGATCGGTTTCAGGAGCTATCACACGCTGCGCTACGGCGATGTGATGGCGGACGCCGCGAGCTTTCTCGCCGATTGCGGCCTGACACCGCAAGCTCCGGCCACGAAGGGCGCCGACGGGCAGGACCTGAACGCAATGTTCGACAGCTTCTTCGGCAAGAAGTCCGCCGAAGCATCGACAGCAGCCGAGATAGGCCTCGAGATCACGCTCGCCGAAGCCCATTCCGGCAAGACGGCCGACATGACGGTGCCGCTCAGAAGCCTCTGTCGAACCTGCAACGGCCGTGGCGCGAGCAAGCCGGAACAACTCACCTGCCAGACGTGCGCGGGAACCGGGCGCATCGTAGACAAGCAGGGCTTCTTCAATATCGAGAAGGCCTGCCCGACGTGCTTCGGCAACGGCAAGTTGCCGCCGCGCAGCCAGACGTGCGAGGATTGCCAGGGCAACGGTGTGCGCATGGTGAAACGCACCTTCAAGGTGAACATTCCCAAGGGGATCGAAAGCGGCACCCGCATCCGCCTCGCCGGCGAAGGCGAGCACGACCCGGCGACGGGCGTCACAGGCGATCTCTTCATTCGCGTCAGCGTTGCGCCGGATCCGGTTTTCACTCGCGACGGTGCCGATCTCCTGCGCCGAGTTTCGGTCTCTCGCGAACTCGCCGAGCACGGCGGCGAAGTCGATATCGTCACCCTCACCGGGGATTCCCTGCGCATGAAACTGCCGGCCGGCACCACGGACGGCAAGCAATTCCGCGTGCGCGGTCGCGGCATGCCCAAACTTCGAAGCGAGGAGATCGGCGACCTCTACGTCGAGATCGCGCTCAGTTAG
- a CDS encoding aminoacetone oxidase family FAD-binding enzyme: MENYDVIVLGAGAAGMMCAIEAGRRGRRVVVLDHAQAIGEKIRISGGGRCNFTNLHCAPDRFISENPRFAVSALSRFTPEDFIARLDAHAIAFHEKTLGQLFCDGSAREVIAMLARDAAAAGVSVRLGTAVGEVAAGAGGYEVTTPVGVFSAPSLVVATGGKSIPKMGATGIGYAIAERFGLRVVAPRPGLVPLTFEGALKNMAAGLAGLSLDAVVTHGATRFREGLLFTHRGLSGPSILQISSFWREGEAIAIDLAPGHDVAATIGEARGAGAGRQKVVTALGALMPRRLAEQIAAEAGAALSNLADLTSRQIVGLGTATNHWRVTPSGSEGWRTAEVTVGGVATSELDQRTMAARARPHGPGFGLYFIGEVVDVTGWLGGYNFQWAWSSGWAAGQVV, encoded by the coding sequence ATGGAGAATTACGACGTCATCGTGCTCGGGGCGGGCGCGGCAGGCATGATGTGCGCCATCGAGGCGGGCCGGCGCGGACGTCGTGTCGTCGTCCTCGACCACGCACAGGCGATCGGAGAGAAAATCCGGATCTCCGGTGGTGGGCGCTGCAACTTCACGAACCTCCACTGCGCTCCGGATCGTTTCATTTCCGAGAACCCGCGATTTGCGGTCTCCGCGCTTTCGCGCTTCACGCCCGAGGATTTCATCGCGCGGCTCGACGCGCATGCCATCGCATTTCACGAAAAGACGCTCGGCCAGCTCTTTTGCGACGGCTCGGCGCGCGAGGTGATCGCAATGCTGGCGCGCGATGCGGCGGCGGCGGGCGTTTCGGTCCGGCTCGGCACGGCGGTCGGCGAGGTCGCGGCGGGGGCCGGGGGCTATGAGGTGACGACGCCGGTGGGCGTTTTTTCCGCGCCCTCGCTGGTCGTTGCGACCGGCGGCAAATCCATCCCCAAGATGGGCGCGACGGGGATCGGGTATGCGATCGCCGAGCGCTTCGGGCTTCGTGTCGTGGCGCCGCGCCCGGGGCTCGTGCCGCTCACCTTCGAGGGCGCGCTGAAGAACATGGCGGCAGGGCTGGCGGGGCTCTCACTGGATGCCGTCGTCACGCACGGGGCGACGCGCTTTCGAGAGGGATTGCTTTTCACGCACCGCGGGCTCTCGGGCCCCTCCATCCTGCAGATTTCCTCCTTCTGGCGCGAGGGCGAGGCGATCGCGATCGACCTTGCGCCGGGGCATGACGTCGCGGCGACGATCGGCGAGGCACGAGGCGCGGGGGCCGGGCGCCAGAAGGTGGTGACCGCGCTCGGGGCGCTGATGCCGCGGCGGCTCGCCGAGCAGATCGCCGCCGAAGCAGGGGCCGCGCTGAGCAACCTCGCCGATCTCACATCCCGCCAGATCGTGGGCCTCGGAACAGCCACCAACCATTGGCGCGTGACCCCCTCGGGCTCGGAAGGCTGGCGCACGGCGGAAGTCACGGTCGGGGGCGTTGCAACGAGCGAACTCGATCAGCGCACCATGGCAGCGCGCGCGAGGCCGCACGGGCCCGGTTTCGGGCTCTACTTCATCGGCGAGGTGGTGGATGTCACCGGCTGGCTTGGCGGCTACAACTTCCAGTGGGCGTGGTCGTCGGGCTGGGCGGCGGGGCAGGTGGTCTGA
- the argE gene encoding acetylornithine deacetylase, which translates to MVDSSGHAIAILERLVAFETISGRTNLDFIAYVSDYLAGHGIAVRLSHDETGERANLHAIIGPGVDGGVLLNGHTDVVPVDGQVWSSDPFRLARRGDRLYGRGAVDMKGFLAAMLAMVPSWQRRQLVRPIHISMCYDEEIGGYGAPVLVEEVCGTGPRPAIALVGEPTGMRIVTGHKGGIELTTRITGLAAHASDPRKGANAILAAARLLTHMEEVGRGLAARPLEASPFDPAFATLNVGTIAGGAARNIVAGDCAFDWEVRPVPGTDGEAIVAGILAHAREVVLPELRASHPTADIATEVTALVPSLDPSGSGPAVALLTELSGRNDTEVVSFGTDAGFFARAGMSSAVFGPGNISEAHKPDEFIEIVEIERCLDFLDRLGARLERAL; encoded by the coding sequence ATGGTTGACTCGAGCGGGCACGCGATCGCGATCCTCGAGCGGCTCGTCGCGTTCGAGACGATTTCCGGGCGCACGAATCTCGATTTCATCGCCTACGTCTCGGACTATCTCGCGGGCCACGGCATTGCCGTGCGCCTCAGCCATGACGAGACCGGCGAGCGGGCGAACCTGCACGCCATCATCGGGCCGGGCGTCGACGGCGGCGTCCTGCTCAACGGCCATACGGACGTGGTGCCCGTCGACGGGCAGGTCTGGAGCAGCGATCCCTTCCGCCTCGCCCGGCGCGGTGACCGGCTCTACGGGCGCGGGGCCGTCGACATGAAGGGCTTCCTCGCGGCGATGCTGGCGATGGTGCCGTCCTGGCAGCGGCGCCAGCTGGTCAGACCGATCCACATCAGCATGTGCTACGACGAGGAGATCGGCGGCTACGGCGCGCCAGTGCTGGTCGAAGAGGTGTGCGGGACAGGGCCGCGCCCGGCGATCGCGCTCGTCGGCGAGCCGACCGGCATGCGCATCGTCACCGGGCACAAGGGTGGCATCGAGTTGACGACGCGGATCACCGGCCTTGCGGCGCACGCTTCGGACCCCCGCAAGGGCGCCAATGCCATACTCGCGGCCGCGCGCCTCTTGACGCACATGGAGGAGGTCGGGCGCGGGCTGGCGGCGCGGCCGCTCGAGGCGAGCCCGTTCGATCCGGCCTTTGCGACGCTCAACGTCGGCACGATCGCGGGCGGGGCGGCACGCAACATCGTCGCCGGCGACTGCGCGTTCGACTGGGAGGTCCGGCCCGTGCCTGGCACCGACGGGGAGGCGATCGTCGCCGGCATCCTCGCGCATGCGCGCGAGGTGGTTCTGCCGGAACTGCGCGCGAGCCATCCGACGGCCGACATCGCGACGGAGGTCACCGCGCTGGTGCCCTCGCTCGATCCGTCCGGCTCGGGTCCGGCGGTCGCGCTCCTAACCGAACTCTCCGGACGCAACGACACCGAAGTCGTCTCCTTCGGCACGGATGCCGGGTTTTTCGCCCGGGCCGGGATGTCGAGTGCGGTATTCGGGCCCGGCAACATCAGCGAGGCGCACAAGCCGGACGAGTTCATCGAGATCGTCGAGATCGAGCGCTGCCTCGACTTCCTCGATCGCCTCGGGGCGCGCCTCGAGCGGGCGCTTTGA
- a CDS encoding ABC transporter permease subunit, translated as MIGWLKQPASETQVTHLDRLWLYALSGLIMLFLVAPTLIVIPMSFSDSQYLEFPPRNWSLRWYENYFGSVAWQKATIASFTAAFLTMLVATPIGVMAAYGLHASNVPFARMVYVVLITPMMVPLILIAIGAFYVYVKMKVLYTMAGLVLAHSLLALPLVLIVVASGLKSYDMNQEMAARSLGANRATAFFTVTLPQIRFSVVTAALLAFLTSFDEVVVAMFLSGGENATLTRNMFNALRDQIDPTIAAISTIMIAVTTLLMVLAQVLGRSR; from the coding sequence ATGATCGGTTGGCTGAAGCAGCCGGCGAGCGAGACCCAGGTGACGCACCTGGACCGGCTCTGGCTCTATGCATTGAGCGGCCTCATCATGCTGTTCCTGGTGGCGCCGACCCTGATCGTCATTCCGATGTCGTTCTCGGATTCCCAGTATCTCGAGTTCCCGCCGCGAAACTGGTCGCTGCGCTGGTACGAGAATTATTTCGGGTCCGTCGCCTGGCAGAAGGCGACGATCGCCTCGTTCACGGCGGCGTTCCTCACGATGCTCGTCGCCACCCCCATCGGCGTCATGGCGGCCTACGGGCTGCATGCCTCCAACGTGCCGTTCGCACGCATGGTCTACGTCGTTCTCATCACGCCGATGATGGTTCCGCTCATCCTCATCGCGATCGGCGCCTTCTACGTCTACGTGAAGATGAAGGTTCTCTACACCATGGCGGGCCTCGTCCTGGCGCACAGCCTGCTCGCGTTGCCGCTCGTGCTGATCGTCGTTGCCTCCGGCCTCAAGAGCTACGACATGAATCAGGAGATGGCGGCGCGCAGCCTCGGGGCGAATCGGGCGACGGCCTTCTTCACGGTCACGCTGCCGCAGATCCGCTTTTCCGTCGTCACCGCCGCGCTGCTGGCGTTCCTGACCTCGTTCGACGAGGTGGTGGTGGCCATGTTCCTTTCCGGCGGCGAGAACGCTACGCTGACGCGCAACATGTTCAACGCGCTGCGTGACCAGATCGACCCGACGATCGCGGCGATCTCGACCATCATGATCGCGGTGACGACGCTGCTGATGGTGCTCGCGCAGGTGCTCGGGCGCTCGCGCTGA
- a CDS encoding ABC transporter permease subunit, which produces MLGAPNAASLKRDALLERLSLFGLASPALLLVLVLLVLPVGWLSYVSFIGADGGYSLENYARMLETKSYVRIFKTTFWVSFLTTVICVAIGYPLAYFFSQLPTRVANLCLITVLLPFWTSLLVRTYAWLVLLQRNGLVNNWGIELGLWSEPIKFVHNIEGTLIGMVHIMLPFLVLPLLSSMRAIDRDYLKAASNLGAGPVRAFWTVFFPLSMPGLIAGALIVFVLCLGFYVTPAVLGGGRVILVSMQIANNIELFVNWGAASALGVVLLVLTVFFLWIAARFVSLETLTRGGH; this is translated from the coding sequence ATGCTGGGGGCACCGAACGCGGCATCGCTGAAGCGCGATGCGTTGCTCGAGCGGCTTTCCCTCTTCGGTCTCGCCTCGCCGGCGCTCCTGCTCGTTCTCGTCCTCCTCGTGCTGCCGGTCGGCTGGCTGAGCTATGTCTCGTTCATCGGCGCCGATGGCGGCTATTCGCTCGAGAATTATGCGCGCATGCTGGAGACGAAATCGTATGTGCGCATCTTCAAGACGACCTTCTGGGTCAGCTTCCTGACGACGGTCATCTGCGTGGCGATCGGCTATCCGCTCGCCTATTTCTTTTCCCAGCTGCCGACGAGGGTCGCCAACCTCTGCCTCATCACCGTGCTGCTGCCGTTCTGGACTTCGCTGCTGGTGCGCACCTACGCCTGGCTCGTCCTCCTCCAGCGCAACGGCCTCGTCAACAACTGGGGGATCGAGCTCGGCCTCTGGAGCGAGCCGATCAAGTTCGTGCACAACATCGAGGGCACGCTCATCGGCATGGTGCACATCATGCTGCCGTTCCTGGTGCTGCCGCTGCTCTCGTCGATGCGTGCGATCGACCGCGACTACCTCAAGGCCGCCTCCAACCTCGGAGCAGGGCCGGTCAGGGCGTTCTGGACGGTCTTCTTTCCCCTCTCCATGCCGGGGCTGATCGCCGGGGCGCTGATCGTCTTCGTGCTCTGCCTCGGTTTCTACGTGACACCGGCGGTGCTCGGCGGCGGACGCGTCATCCTCGTTTCGATGCAGATCGCCAACAACATCGAGCTGTTCGTCAACTGGGGGGCGGCAAGCGCGCTCGGCGTCGTGCTGCTGGTGCTGACCGTCTTTTTCCTTTGGATCGCGGCGCGCTTCGTCAGCCTCGAGACCCTGACGCGGGGAGGCCACTGA
- the potA gene encoding polyamine ABC transporter ATP-binding protein, producing the protein MEGWRRALEARKGTSAAQAITIRGMTKTYGRVHALDHVDLDIRSGEFLTLLGPSGSGKTTLLMVLAGFTRPDHGSLRIGDDEMIRTPPHARNIGMVFQSYALFPHMTVAGNIGYPLRLRRLAKAEITARVEQALETVQLAGYGERRVDQLSGGQKQRVALARAIVFEPRILLMDEPLSALDKKLRERMQIELRHLHDKLGMTTVYVTHDQREALTMSDRIAVINFGRVMQLGVPETIYNRPANRFVADFIGESTFLPVRREAGRLVAADVALEVAGEVPAGDRLLLVVRPERLHLLAPGEGAGMNRLEARVRDVVYQGDSFLLYAVLADGTEIAKRGVVRAETIASLPRPGETAAFGLEPRDTVLIVDDGTGGEDGR; encoded by the coding sequence ATGGAGGGGTGGAGAAGAGCATTGGAAGCACGCAAGGGCACGAGCGCGGCGCAGGCCATCACCATCCGCGGGATGACCAAGACCTACGGTCGGGTGCATGCCCTCGATCATGTCGACCTGGATATCCGGAGCGGTGAATTCCTCACCCTTCTCGGGCCCTCCGGCTCGGGCAAGACGACACTGCTCATGGTGCTCGCCGGCTTCACGCGACCCGACCATGGCAGTCTTCGGATCGGCGACGACGAGATGATCCGCACGCCGCCGCACGCCCGCAACATCGGCATGGTGTTCCAGAGCTACGCGCTCTTTCCGCACATGACGGTGGCCGGCAACATCGGCTATCCGCTCCGCCTGCGGCGCTTGGCGAAGGCCGAAATCACGGCGCGCGTCGAGCAGGCGCTCGAGACCGTGCAACTCGCCGGATATGGCGAGAGGCGGGTCGACCAGCTCTCGGGCGGCCAGAAGCAGCGGGTCGCGCTCGCGCGCGCCATCGTCTTCGAACCGCGCATCCTGCTGATGGACGAACCGCTCTCGGCGCTCGACAAGAAACTGCGCGAGCGCATGCAGATCGAATTGCGCCACCTGCACGACAAGCTCGGGATGACAACGGTCTACGTCACGCACGACCAGCGCGAAGCACTGACCATGTCGGACCGCATCGCCGTCATCAATTTCGGCCGCGTCATGCAACTCGGCGTGCCTGAGACGATCTACAACCGACCGGCGAACCGGTTCGTTGCCGATTTCATCGGAGAATCGACCTTCCTGCCGGTGCGCCGCGAGGCGGGGCGGCTCGTTGCCGCGGATGTCGCGCTCGAGGTCGCGGGGGAGGTTCCGGCGGGCGACCGTCTGCTGCTCGTCGTGCGCCCCGAGCGGCTGCACCTCCTGGCGCCCGGTGAGGGGGCCGGCATGAACCGCCTCGAGGCGCGCGTGCGCGACGTCGTCTATCAGGGCGACAGCTTCCTGCTCTATGCCGTGCTCGCCGATGGCACCGAGATCGCCAAGCGCGGCGTCGTGCGCGCCGAGACGATCGCCAGTCTTCCGCGGCCCGGTGAGACGGCCGCATTCGGCCTGGAGCCGCGCGATACCGTCCTCATCGTCGACGACGGCACGGGCGGGGAGGACGGGCGATGA
- a CDS encoding extracellular solute-binding protein — MKLKYMLAAAAIAAWPGAALADGQITIASWGGAYQDAQSKALFVPAAKAMGITVNEQTYGGMSDVRLQVQTGAVTFDIVVSGSGSAARAAAEGLLEPLDYNVIDVSTFYPGLYIPHCVGGDVFSVVAAWNTKTYGENGPRGWADFFNVEKFPGKRAYRAKVAGALEPAIMADGVPPEEVYKVLDSEEGIKRAIDVIRRLKPHIAVFWTSGAQQAQLMKDGEVDMTTGWNGRFDVAKKDGANVSYHFDQGLLDYDCFAIPKGAPNRDLAMKFLAEISKPEYQANLPLHITYGPTNKKAYEIGQIEDALSRALPSHPDNAAKQLPINIEWYAKWETRAQELYQEMLTE, encoded by the coding sequence ATGAAGCTCAAGTACATGCTGGCTGCGGCAGCGATCGCTGCCTGGCCGGGGGCGGCACTCGCCGATGGGCAGATCACCATCGCCTCGTGGGGCGGTGCCTATCAGGACGCCCAGAGCAAGGCGCTGTTCGTGCCGGCGGCCAAGGCCATGGGCATCACCGTCAACGAGCAGACCTACGGCGGCATGTCCGACGTACGCCTGCAGGTGCAGACGGGAGCGGTCACGTTCGACATCGTCGTCAGCGGCTCGGGCAGCGCCGCGCGCGCCGCTGCAGAAGGACTCCTCGAGCCCCTCGACTACAACGTCATCGATGTCTCGACGTTCTATCCAGGCCTCTACATTCCGCATTGCGTCGGCGGCGACGTGTTCTCGGTGGTGGCCGCCTGGAACACCAAAACCTACGGCGAGAACGGTCCGCGCGGCTGGGCCGATTTCTTCAACGTCGAGAAATTCCCGGGCAAGCGCGCTTACCGCGCCAAGGTCGCCGGCGCTCTCGAGCCGGCGATCATGGCCGACGGCGTGCCGCCGGAAGAGGTCTACAAGGTGCTCGACAGCGAAGAGGGCATCAAGCGCGCGATCGACGTGATCCGCCGCCTCAAGCCGCACATCGCGGTCTTCTGGACCTCGGGCGCGCAGCAGGCCCAGCTCATGAAGGACGGCGAGGTCGACATGACCACCGGCTGGAACGGGCGCTTCGACGTCGCCAAGAAGGACGGCGCGAACGTCTCCTATCACTTCGACCAGGGCCTGCTCGACTACGACTGCTTCGCCATCCCGAAGGGTGCGCCGAACCGTGATCTCGCCATGAAGTTCCTCGCCGAGATCTCGAAGCCCGAGTACCAGGCCAACCTGCCGCTGCACATCACCTATGGGCCGACCAACAAGAAGGCCTACGAGATCGGCCAGATCGAGGATGCGCTTTCGCGCGCGCTGCCCTCGCACCCCGACAACGCCGCAAAGCAGCTGCCGATCAACATCGAGTGGTATGCCAAGTGGGAGACGCGGGCCCAGGAACTCTATCAGGAAATGCTGACGGAGTAG